In Zygosaccharomyces rouxii strain CBS732 chromosome E complete sequence, the DNA window CGAGTGTTGAAAATATCTTATACCGCCGATGTCAGAGGATCAGAAAGTTGAAGAATGATGATCGTTACTATACGTTGAAAGAAAGACAGGAATCGAAGTTGACTCGGAAAGATATTGCGATTACTGCTCTTTACAGACCTTTCCAAATGATTTTTGAAGATCCTATCGTCATGGCTCTGGATGGTTATCTCGCCCTATGCTACGGTACTTTTTACCTTTTCTTCGAGGCCTTTCCCATTGTCTTTATCGGCGTGTACGATTTTACATTAATCGAAGTAGGTTTGGCATATATGGGGTTTACTGTTGGATGTGCAATAGCCTATGTCGTATGTTTAACGTTTATGGTTTTTGTGGTTGCCAAGAAGTTTAAAAACAATACGATGACCCCAGAAGTGTTTCTAATTCTCGGTATGATGACATCTTGGTGCTTGCCACTGTCGCTATTCCTTTTCGGCTGGGCTGCCAGCGTCCATTGGACTCTACCGATGCTTGCTGAGATATTTTTCGTTCTCTGTGTTTTCAACTTATTTCAATCCACATTCGCTTACTTAGCGTTCTCATACCCAAAATATCTGGCTTCTGTCTATGCTGGTAACGGTGTCTGCAGAGCAGGATTTGCGTGTGCTTTCCCGTTATTCGGTAAGGCGATGTATGACAATCTGGCTATAAAGGGATATCCAGTTGCATGGGgttcatcaattttggGGTTTTTCTCCATGGCACTTGCGACCATACCGTTTTTCCTGTACAAATACGGACCATACTTGAGAAGCAAATCCAAGTTCTCTGGATAAATAACGGTACCAATACCATTCTAGCTTATATTTTTAATTGCTGATTCGTCTTTTGACTAGAAGTTCTGCTCTGCGTAACGTGGCGCTCTAGACGACGTCTAACAGACAGATATTTTTACACTTAATCGCATAGAGAAAATGGATATTGATCAAAGAGTTGGGTACAAGAGCGGTAACGCTGGGGCAAGCTTAGCAACTGGTTCAAGTCCATTTCAGTGTAAGAAAGTGAATCTCGGTGGACCTACAGTTCAAGAACCTAGCAGTAAACGGTTATCCAGTAGCCTGAGGCTCATCATTTCTTGACTTTTTCTGTATGAGGATTACCCATTGTTTCTATACGAATGTGGCCCTTTTGGGAAATAAATCAAGATTTTAAGGGTAAACGAAAGATACATGGTGCACTCTTACAAATCAAGCTTTCTCCAGGTCCTTATTGTTATTGTCTCTTGAACGTTAGATCGAATCTGTTGTTGCCCTGTTTTATCCATTGGAAAAGCGCAGAGAATTCAAGACTCCATAGTTTTCGCCGCACGATGTTCCGTGGAAAACGACAACTAACTCCGAAGAAAGCTCATCTCGAATACTTGAGAAACATGGTGGATGTTAGgcggaaaaaaaagatgattGCTGAGTAAGATGAGCGCTATAGAAATTGGTAGACAATGACATGGTTACAAACTTTTTACTTACCTCAACATATAAAACAAAACGATGCATAATTAGACATACGGTTAGCTCGCAGTAAACGTTCCAAAAGACCATATATTGTTATAGATTGCTAGTGGTTATGCGAAGCTTAATTTCAGCTTACGTCAACACATACAGGAACACATTTGCAGTCGATATCTTGGAACGGTTCAATCTTGTTCAAGTTGATGAGCACTTTGCTTTAAAagatgaatctgatgaCTCTTTGTGTAAAGAAGACATCTCCAAGGATGTGCCCAATGCAGATTTAGAAGCCCTAGAGAAGCAACCCAGCGGTAATGTTACTCTTGCAAGTGCTGGTGGTATTATCTCTGCTGGTGATGACAATTCGGGAGAGTTGAAAGATGCAAAGGATGCTACTGATCCATATCTAGTACAATTTAGGGGCACTAAAGACCCTGATCATCCTCATAATTGGTTAGGctttaaaaaatttgtGGTTATTTTAGAGATTATGTTGCTCACGTGTGTGACATACATGGGTTCTGCGATATACACTCCGggtcaagaagaaatccaGAAAGAATTTGGTGTGGGGCACGTTGTGGGGACTTTAAATTTGTCCATGTACGTGCTTGGTTACGGTTTAGGTCCAATGGTGTTCTCACCGTTATCAGAATTTGCTATGTACGGTCGCCAACAATTGTACATTATTactcttttccttttttctATGCTTCAGATTGGTTGTGCACTGGTGCATAACATTGCAGGTTTAGTCATTTTGCGGTTTATCACTGGTATCCTATGTTCGCCTTCATTGGCAACAGGTGCCGCTTCCATTGGTGATATTGTAACACCCCAATGGGTACCTGTATTTATTGGTATGTGGTCTATCGGTGCAGTGGCGGCTCCGGTTACGGGGCCATTGCTAGGTGCCTCAATGGTGGTTGCCAAAAACTGGAGATGGATCTTTTGGCTGCTTATGTGGATGAGTGCAGCCTTGTTGATcgttttaatttttttctttccagAAACTGGTGAAGACAATATTTTGTACCGCCGTTGTGTGAGAATAAGAAAGATTACAGGTGATGATAGGTATTACACTTTCAAAGCTCGTGAAGAAGCTAAGCTCACATTTAAGGATATTGCAGTTGTGGCACTTTATAGGCCATTTGAAATCATCGTCAAGGAACCCATCGTTTTGGCTCTGGATATTTATATCGCCTTATGTTACGGTACTTTTTACCTTTTCTTCGAAGCTTTCCCAATTGTCTTCGCAGGTGTTTACCACTTCACGCTAATTGAATTGGGATTGGCATATATGGGATTCTGTGTTGGGTGTGTCTTTGCTTATGCTatttctttaatctttcTCAGTCAGTATGGTGCTAGACAAGCTAAAAAGAATCGGTTTACACCGGAAACCTTCCTAGTTCTTGCTATGGGCGTGTGTTGGTGCCTACCGCTAGCGCTATTCCTCTTCGGCTGGGCTGCCAGCGTTCACTGGACATTGCCTATGCTTGCCGAGATTTTTTTCGTTATCTGCGTTTTCAATCTATTCCAAGCTACATTCTCCTACCTGGCAATGTCGTATCCAAAGTACATGGCGTCTGTTTTTGCAGGTAATGGTGTTATGCGGGCAGGATTCGCGTGTGCTTTCCCACTATTTGGTAAGGCGATGTATGACAACTTGGCTATAAAGGGCTATCCAGTAGCATGGGGGTCGTCATTGCTAGGATTTTTCTCTATTGGTCTAGCGGTATTACCGTTTCTGCTATACAAATACGGGCCATACTTGAGAAGCAAATCTAAGTTCTCGGGATAAATAACGGCACCCATCCTATTCTAGCTGACGTTTTTATTTCTGATTAGTCTTTTGACTAAAAGTTCAGCCCTGCGTAATGCGGCGCTCTACAATGTACAGGGGCGAAAACCCTCATGGACATTGATAGCCCAAGCTTAACGGGCAGATACTGAAATGTTCCATTCTGTCCAGAAATTGGATATTGAACCAAGATTTGGTAACAAAAGCGGTAACACTAGGGCAGTTTTAGCAACTGTTTCGAGTTTATATCAACGTAAGCAAATATTGGTGGATCTGTAATTTAAGACCGCAAACTTACTGTCAAAGCAGTAAAAATTGGACATTTAACAGATTTGGATTATCCTGTAAGTTGtattatttttcttctgtaaGCATTTATCTGGTTCTGTCAGTGCCTGAGGAAAGGATCCTTGTTTTCACACTTGATCATCTCATATTCGAAACACGTAGCAAGTATGCGTTATGTGCTCTACTTTACACATagcaagaaaaaaaaaataaatattCAGGCTGAGCCTTCAACCGATCAGAATGTGATCAAAGTTCCTCCTGTCTTGTGTCCTTGAAGGAAGGTGTTGAACATGCTTGACCTTTACGAAGTCCGAAACACTCTTCCGCAGAGGAGAAACGTGGCACGACTCGTTGCGAAGATCAACGCGATGAACATTCCAATGGATTTATTGACGAATAAACGAAAGGAGGATTGTAGATCGAATGGATATTTAAGTCAGTGAATATTCGATTTAATGGGTATTTGCggatgaatttgaaatataGAGGATAATGGCATAAAGAAATATTATCGGGAAGAATATAAAGGCCGGATAGGTTTAGATAGGCTTTTGTTTAATCGGATGCCTTACATTTAGATTTCCTTTCTGAAGCTCAAAGAGGATGCCAAATCCATTTGCTGCATATGTTAACGGCCTCATAAACAATTTCGAAGTCGATGTCTTGGAACATTCATAATTGGTTCGTGTAGATGAAGACCTCCATTAGAATGAAATCTCAAACCCGTAAGGAAGAAAATGTGAATCGAAATCCTAATTTATAAGCGTTTAAGAAACAAGTTAGTGGCATAGCCAGCGTCTCTGAAAATGGTGTTGATACCTGGCGGTGATAcgaaagaagaaaggtttCAAAGATCTCTTTCTAGGTAGATTTCGATCAGTTCCTAAGAAGGCTTTAGCCATGTTTGAAATCATGTTGCTTGCATTGCTTCATTCAGCTACATTCTTGGTCGAGAGGAAATGTGCCACATTATGAGTACTTTAAATTTGTCCTTGGGCTATCGGATTGGTCCCGCCATATTTGCGCCATTGTCAAAATTCGTCATTATTGGCCGTCGACTCTGTTCTTGTTTTCTATGCTACAAACTGGTTATGCACTAGTGCAAAACATCGCACGTCCATAAATGTGTACCTCAATGGTTGTTgccaagaattgaagataGATATATTGGGTACTCACCCAAGTGTCATCTTGATGTTTTTCTTCCTAGAAACTAGCGTCAAAAACATCCTACATCTTCCTTTCACGAAGATTATAAAGGCCACTGGCAACGGCAAGTATTGCACTTTTAAAGCTCGCGAAGAGTCTAAACTAACTGTCAAAAAGATTGCTACTATTGCCCTTTACAGACTTTTTGAACTAATTCTCCTGGCACTGAACGTTACTTTCTACGTTTTCTTCTGAGGCTTTCTCCATCGTGTTTGTTTTTGtctaccactaccactaccactaccactaccactatTTCTATTCTTATTTGGTTGGGCCTCAAATGTGATTTGTAATTGGTGTTTTCAATCTGTCCCAAACGATCTTCTCATACTTAGCCTTGTCTTATCCCAAATATGTGGGTGGTGTCTGCAGGTGATGGTGTTACGCGCAGTGTTTGCATGTGCCTTTTTACTTTTTGTGCAAGCCATGTACAATAATCTGGTAATAGACGGCCGCCCAGTAGCCCGGGGTTCATCATTGCTTGGCTTTTTCTGGGTGGGGCTTGCTTTCATCCCATTGTTTCCAGGTGAATGCAGCCCTTTCTTAAGCAGTAGGTCAGGGTAGATGACAAATACAAGATGCACTGCCCTTATGACAAATCAAGCCCATCTGCAGGGTTTTATTGTTAATGCTCCACAAAGGTGAGATCAGCGTTGTTATTGCCGTGCTTTATCGGTGAAGAGTGTAGAAGTTTGGAAACTCCGTGTTTTCGCCGTACGATGATCCGTGGAAAACGACAACGGAAGAGAGCTCATCGCAAGTGTTTAGGTAAGCACAATGGTGGATTTTAAACGGAAAGAGAAGACTATCGATGAGTAAGATGAACCCTGTAGAATTTGATGGACAATAGTAGGGTTGTTGGATTTGTGGGCTATCTGAGAGTATAAAAAGAGAGGATGCGTAATCATATGGATGGCTAGCCGGCTTAAAAGgttagaaaaaaaaaaaaaaaacataCATTGTTAAAGATTGGTAGCGGTTATGCAGGCCTTAATTGCTGCTTATGTTAACACATATAGAAACACGTTTGCCGTTGATGTCTTAGAACGTCTCAACCTTGTCCAAGTGGATGAGGAATATgctttgaaagatgaatcTGATAGTTCTCTTAGTAAAGACAGTACTTCAAAGGACGAGTCCAATGTGGATTTAGAAGCGCTAGAGAAGCAGCCTAGTGCCGTGCTTGCTAATACTGGTGGCAGCGtttctggtggtgatggtaattCGGGAGAGTTGAAAGACGGGAAGGATGCTACTGATCCATATCTAGTACAATTTAGGGGCACTAAAGACCCTGATCATCCTCATAATTGGTTAGGctttaaaaaatttgtGGTTATTTTAGAGATTATGTTGCTCACGTGTGTGACATACATGGGTTCTGCGATATACACTCCGggtcaagaagaaatccaGAAAGAATTTGGTGTGGGGCACGTTGTGGGGACTTTAAATTTGTCCATGTACGTGCTTGGTTACGGTTTAGGTCCAATGGTGTTCTCACCGTTATCAGAATTTGCTATGTACGGTCGCCAACAATTGTACATTATTactcttttccttttttctATGCTTCAGATTGGTTGTGCACTGGTGCATAACATTGCAGGTTTAGTCATTTTGCGGTTTATCACTGGTATCCTATGTTCGCCTTCATTGGCAACAGGTGCCGCTTCCATTGGTGATATTGTAAAACCCGAACTGGTACCTGTATTTATTGGTATGTGGTCTATCGGTGCAGTGGCGGCTCCAGTTACGGGGCCATTGCTAGGTGCCTCGATGGTGGTTGCCAAAAACTGGAGATGGATCTTTTGGCTGCTTATGTGGATGAGTGCAGCCCTGTTGATCCTTTtagttttcttctttccaGAAACTGGTGAAGACAATATTTTGTACCGCCGTTGTATGAGAATAAGAAAGATTACAGGTGATGATAGATATTACACTTTCAAAGCTCGTGAAGAAGCTAAGCTCACATTTAAGGATATTGCAGTTGTGGCACTTTATAGGCCATTTGAAATCATCGTCAAGGAACCCATCGTTTTGGCTCTGGATATTTATATCGCCTTATGTTACGGTACTTTTTACCTTTTCTTCGAAGCATTCCCAATTGTCTTCGCAGGTGTTTACCATTTCACGCTAATTGAATTGGGATTGGCATATATGGGATTCTGTGTTGGGTGTGTCTTTGCTTATGCTATTTCCTTAATTTTTCTCACTCAGTATGCCGCTAGACAAGCTAAGAAGAATAAGTTTACACCGGAAACCTTCCTAGTTCTTGCGATGGGCGTGTGCTGGTGCTTACCGCTAGCGCTATTTCTCTTCGGCTGGGCTGCCAGCGTTCACTGGACATTGCCTATGCTTGCCGAGATTTTTTTCGTTATCTGCGTTTTCAATCTATTCCAAGCTACATTTGCCTACCTGGCAATGTCATATCCAAAGTACATGGCGTCTGTTTTTGCAGGTAATGGTGTTATGCGGGCAGGATTCGCGTGTGCTTTCCCACTATTCGGTAAGGCGATGTATGACAACTTGGCTATAAAGGGCTATCCAGTAGCATGGGGATCGTCACTGCTAGGATTTTTCTCTATTGGTCTAGCTGCAATTCCATTTTTACTATACAAATACGGACCTTACTTGAGAAGCAAGTCAAGATTCACAGGTTAGATTATCCACCGTAGTAGAGGTAACTTTCTGGGGGGTTTTCTCATGTTTCCATCGTTTAAAAAGTGCTGGAGTCTTTGGTGCCCTATAGACTTTGTGATAAGATTCCAGAGGAagagaaaatgaagaaggttgTTTGTGATGGACGTATGACGGAGGAACCGAGCGCTAGATACTACAAGTTGTGGCGAAGGCAGTAATACAGAAGGCGAGGGTGTGGAAAGAGGTGAATTATAGTTTTATGCACAATTCAATTGCTAATTACTTTAATACATACAGATATACATTTGTTATCAACATTAAGACTGATTGATATTGACATGGATATGAGTCTTCCTCCTGAGGATACTGTATCAGAATATGCCAATGTAATAGGTAGTAGGTAATAGTGTTATTTTTGGAAGACTTTGTAAGGCACAAGAGATTCTACTGATCGATCCATTTGTCATTGGCGATGGACATATAGGTTATTGATGTGGATTAGTTCCAGAGACTACAGTGAAACATTACCCTAACCTTTCTAAATTAAGGATTTTAGGGATAATCATCAAGGAATCAAATCATTTCAACTCTAGATAATTACCTATGTTGTATACTCTATCTGAAATATGGTTCATTATTAGTCATATGTGACAATTTAGCAATTGAAAAGTACCCAATGGCATGAGGGTCATCGATGCTCGtttgttctttttctctCAATGCCTCTTAATCCGTAGCAGTAAacgaattttattttttataGAAGGGCGTTGTATCCGTTCCTTGGCGTGACGCTTATGTGTGCGGTAAACGAGCCCATGCCAAAGCGCCGCGCAGCAAGGAAAAGGTAGTCAGAAAATATACCTTCTGGGACTTAACCTTCTGTACCTCAATCTCCTATGtaacttcttccaaaggaCATTTGCTAGAAATTACTTGATTATATACCTCTTCAGATATTCGAACCGCTTCATTTTCCGATTCTCAAAAATGTCGTCGGAATTATCATCCTAAAGCAGAAACTTCtaaaaaatatttaaaaagaaaaaaaaatgattttcGTCTTCATCGGAATTAAAGTTCATCGAAGGAATCGTTAACCGATGGTATCAAGTAGCAATCCCAGggttttcatcaataatcCCGATGAGTAACTAAGCACTGCACACTTAAAGCCACAGATTTAACAATCCCAGTATCTTTAAATTCTTGGAAGGGACATATATAAATATGAACTTCTGTAGTTGAGTTGGATGCTAAAACTTTACTGCTGTAAATGTTCGATTTATCTCAACGTTTCAAGCTGTAATATAGGGTACCTTTGGTGACAAGGGGAATAAAAGTTTGACATGTACATAGATACGTACAGGAACAGTTTTGCAGTTGATGTCTTAGAATATTTCAAACTAGTGAAACTAAACCAGGAAATCCCCAAGAGAAGAATCAGTAGTGAGGAATCAAGTTTGCAACCGGAACATGTCAATATTGATGTTGATGCCCTCGAAAAGCAGAGCTTCGAAGGGCCTAACGAGGCCGGTGATATCGATGGTGCAGTGGAACAAATGCATGACTTCAAAGATACGAGAGATCCATTTCTGATTGATTTCACAGGCCCTGAAGATCCTGAGCATCCTCATAATTGGTCAACTTTAAAGAAGACTATAGTCATCACAGAGGTTTCATTACTGACGTTTATCACATATATGGGATCATCCATATATACCCCAGGGCAAGAGCAAATACAGCAGGAATTTGGTGTGGGGCATGTGGTAGCAACTTTAAATCTGTCGGTTTATGTTATAGGGTACGGTATTGGACCcataattttttcaccattatcaGAATTTGCCATCTTTGGTAGGCAACAACTTTACATTGTAACGTTATTCCTCTTTACCATGTTACAGGCAGGTTGTGCACTGGTGCATAACATTGCAGGACTTGTAATTCTAAGGTTTTTGACAGGCGTATTATGCTCACCTTCGTTAGCTACAGGTGCTGCATCTATTGGGGATGTTGTTAGACCTAAATACGTTCCTATTTTGTTAGGATTGTGGTCTGGTGCAGCATACGCGGCACCATGTGTTGGACCTCTTATAGGAGCTGCTATGGTAATCGCTAAGAATTGGAGGTGGATCTTTTGGCTATTAATGTGGATGAGCgctcttcttctggttACCCtaatattcttcttcccaGAAACTAGTGAGGATAACATTCTACATCGTCGTTGTGAAAGGATCAAAAAGATTACTGGTGATGATAGATACTATACTTTTAAAGCCAGGGAAGAATCAAAGTTGAATGCTAAGGATATCGCTATTATTGCTCTTTACAGGCCATTTGAGATTATGGTGAAAGAACCAATAGTGCAGGCACTAGACATTTATATTGCCTTGACTTATGGTATTTTCTATCtcttctttgaatctttCCCCATTGTATTCAGCGGCATCTATCATTTCACATTGATAGAGCTTGGTCTATCCTATTTGGGATTTTTAGTTGGTTCTTTTGTTGCTTATGCTGCATCGATCATATTTTTACATTATTACGCTGATAGAAAGATGGCTAACGGCACATTTACTCCAGAGACTTTCTTGGTGTTAGCCATGTGCGTTAGTTGGTGTTTGCCGTGTGGGTTATTCATATTCGGATGGGC includes these proteins:
- a CDS encoding MFS transporter (similar to uniprot|P38124 Saccharomyces cerevisiae YBR008C FLR1 Plasma membrane multidrug transporter member of the major facilitator superfamily involved in efflux of fluconazole diazaborine benomyl methotrexate and other drugs), whose protein sequence is MRSLISAYVNTYRNTFAVDILERFNLVQVDEHFALKDESDDSLCKEDISKDVPNADLEALEKQPSGNVTLASAGGIISAGDDNSGELKDAKDATDPYLVQFRGTKDPDHPHNWLGFKKFVVILEIMLLTCVTYMGSAIYTPGQEEIQKEFGVGHVVGTLNLSMYVLGYGLGPMVFSPLSEFAMYGRQQLYIITLFLFSMLQIGCALVHNIAGLVILRFITGILCSPSLATGAASIGDIVTPQWVPVFIGMWSIGAVAAPVTGPLLGASMVVAKNWRWIFWLLMWMSAALLIVLIFFFPETGEDNILYRRCVRIRKITGDDRYYTFKAREEAKLTFKDIAVVALYRPFEIIVKEPIVLALDIYIALCYGTFYLFFEAFPIVFAGVYHFTLIELGLAYMGFCVGCVFAYAISLIFLSQYGARQAKKNRFTPETFLVLAMGVCWCLPLALFLFGWAASVHWTLPMLAEIFFVICVFNLFQATFSYLAMSYPKYMASVFAGNGVMRAGFACAFPLFGKAMYDNLAIKGYPVAWGSSLLGFFSIGLAVLPFLLYKYGPYLRSKSKFSG
- a CDS encoding MFS transporter (similar to uniprot|P38124 Saccharomyces cerevisiae YBR008C FLR1 Plasma membrane multidrug transporter member of the major facilitator superfamily involved in efflux of fluconazole diazaborine benomyl methotrexate and other drugs), with amino-acid sequence MYIDTYRNSFAVDVLEYFKLVKLNQEIPKRRISSEESSLQPEHVNIDVDALEKQSFEGPNEAGDIDGAVEQMHDFKDTRDPFLIDFTGPEDPEHPHNWSTLKKTIVITEVSLLTFITYMGSSIYTPGQEQIQQEFGVGHVVATLNLSVYVIGYGIGPIIFSPLSEFAIFGRQQLYIVTLFLFTMLQAGCALVHNIAGLVILRFLTGVLCSPSLATGAASIGDVVRPKYVPILLGLWSGAAYAAPCVGPLIGAAMVIAKNWRWIFWLLMWMSALLLVTLIFFFPETSEDNILHRRCERIKKITGDDRYYTFKAREESKLNAKDIAIIALYRPFEIMVKEPIVQALDIYIALTYGIFYLFFESFPIVFSGIYHFTLIELGLSYLGFLVGSFVAYAASIIFLHYYADRKMANGTFTPETFLVLAMCVSWCLPCGLFIFGWAASVHWMVPIAAELLFVMCDFNLWESIFSYLAVSYPKYVASVFAGNGVLRAGFACAFPLFGKAMYDNLAIDGYPVGWGSSLLGFITIGLALLPFLFYKYGPYLRSKSKFTG
- a CDS encoding MFS transporter (similar to uniprot|P38124 Saccharomyces cerevisiae YBR008C FLR1 Plasma membrane multidrug transporter member of the major facilitator superfamily involved in efflux of fluconazole diazaborine benomyl methotrexate and other drugs) is translated as MQALIAAYVNTYRNTFAVDVLERLNLVQVDEEYALKDESDSSLSKDSTSKDESNVDLEALEKQPSAVLANTGGSVSGGDGNSGELKDGKDATDPYLVQFRGTKDPDHPHNWLGFKKFVVILEIMLLTCVTYMGSAIYTPGQEEIQKEFGVGHVVGTLNLSMYVLGYGLGPMVFSPLSEFAMYGRQQLYIITLFLFSMLQIGCALVHNIAGLVILRFITGILCSPSLATGAASIGDIVKPELVPVFIGMWSIGAVAAPVTGPLLGASMVVAKNWRWIFWLLMWMSAALLILLVFFFPETGEDNILYRRCMRIRKITGDDRYYTFKAREEAKLTFKDIAVVALYRPFEIIVKEPIVLALDIYIALCYGTFYLFFEAFPIVFAGVYHFTLIELGLAYMGFCVGCVFAYAISLIFLTQYAARQAKKNKFTPETFLVLAMGVCWCLPLALFLFGWAASVHWTLPMLAEIFFVICVFNLFQATFAYLAMSYPKYMASVFAGNGVMRAGFACAFPLFGKAMYDNLAIKGYPVAWGSSLLGFFSIGLAAIPFLLYKYGPYLRSKSRFTG